Within Halorubrum lacusprofundi ATCC 49239, the genomic segment GCCACCCACCACGGCGGCTGGTTCACTCAATGCCACACAGCATCTGTACGTCGAAAGGGAACGAGGGGTGGTCTTATTTTCAGCGGCTGTGGCGAACGTTGTTGGTCCCCGATATCGAACCACGACTCCGCCTCGAACAGCTGTTCGAAACCGAAACCGACGAGTTCGACCTGCATTACGCGTTTCTGTCGCGTATCGATCTCGAAAACGAGACGGAGTGCTTCGACATCGTCTACGGCTCCCACGAGAGCCTCAGATCGGACACCACCGTCCCGCTCTCCGACACCTACTGTCGGGAAACCATCACAGACCCGGAAGGGACGCTGGCCGTCAGTGATGCCTCCGCTGAAGGGTGGGAAGGCGATCCGGCGTACGAGACGTTCGGGTTCGAAAGCTATCTGGGGACCACCATCTCGGTCGACGACGAACTCTACGGGACGCTCTGTTTCGCGGACACCGCCGCCCGTGACGACCCGATCAACGACAAAGAGAAGGCCCTCGTCGAGATGCACGGCCAGTGGGTGGAGTACACGATGACCCACTGGGGCGAGTCGTCGTTTCGGGAGGCGCGCATCGATGCTATCGAGGGACGCGCCGTCTCTTCGGACGCCATCGACTCGATGATGGACGCACTCGAGAGTCGCACACGGCGCGTCGTTCTCGCGACGCTGTTAGACACCAGCGAGACCAGTCTCGCCACCCTCGAACGGCGGGCAAGCGGCACGTCGTCGGACCTACCCGACCAGCGACCACCGCTCGCCCGGCGTCGCGCGGAGCCCGTACAGCTCCCCGCCGTCGACGACGATCACGTGACCCCCGACCGCGAACAGTTCGTCGACGGTGACGCTCTCGGGGAGCGGCGCCCGCCAGCGGTCTTCGCCGTCGGCGCCGACGGCGAGGACCGCTCGCGATCGGACCGCGTAGAGCCCGTCGGCGTCGACGGCGGGCCGCCGGTGAGTCGGCACGTCGGTCCGCTTCCACGCGACCTCTCCGTCGCCGGTGTCGAGCGCCCTGACCGCTCCGCCCCGACGGAGGTAGATCCGTCGCGTAGGGCCGTTCCCGTCGGGCCCGCCAGCCCCGTCGGCCACTTCGACGACCGGCGGACGATCGCTCGGCGTCGGTACCGACAGCGCGAACCGTCGGTCGAGATCCGCGTCGAACCCCCTCACCGTTCCCCCCGCGGCGCTCCCGACGACGAGCGTCTCGTCGACCGCGACGAGCCAGTCGACATCCACTGAGACCGACCGCTCCGCGCGGCGCTCACCGGACGGGCCGAACCGGACGAGAGTAGCCACCGGTTCCTCTGAGCCCCCGTCGACTTCGCCCTCACCTTCGCTTTCGACCGCGACCCACACGCCTTCGCCGTCGACCGCGACGCGGTCGGCGGCGCCGTCCCCGCCATCCGGCCACGCCTCGGTGACGCTAAAGGCTCGTTCGCCCGTCTCGGCGTCGAGGGCGACCAGTTCCGATCCCGCGACCGCGGCGACCAGCCGATCGCCCGCGCGGATCCCGTCGACCGCTGGCGGCGCTTCCGTCCCGCCCGACCCGCTCGACTCGCCCGATTTGCTTGACTCGTCGGACTCGCTCGATTCGCCCGTTACGACGACATTGACCTGCCAGCGGATCTCGTCTCCCGACTCGGTCTCGTCGCCTTCGGTCCCGGCGGTCGTCTCCCGCGCGTCGGGGTCGATCCCCGCCGCGTCGCGGTCGATCGCGGTGGCTCGTCCCCCTTCCACAGGGACGAACACCGAACGCTCGGTAACGGCCGGCGGAGCGACCGCCTGCCGCTCCGTCTCCGCGGCGAGTCGGGTCGCCCCCGTCCCGTCGACCGCGCTCACGGTCGCGTTCTCCACGTTTCGCCACGTCTCGGTCTCGAAGTCGTACGTGCGTCCGGACTGGTTCCGGACGGCGAACAGGCGGTCCGCTGTGACCGCGAACCGCGTCGTTCCGGGTCCGAGGAGCCCGTTGGTCCGAATCGACGACTCCCACGCGAGGTCGCCGCCGCCGGGACGGTAGCCGCAGCCGGCGAGCGCGCCCGCGCCCGCGGTCGCCGCCGCCGCGAGTAACCGTCGGCGGGTGGGGGATCCCCCCGGACTCCGCTCGGTCACGCGGTCTCACCCGCCAGCTCGCGGAGCCGCTCGATCCGCTCGCGCGTCGGCGGGTGCGTCTCCGGGAACACGTCGGTACTCACGAGTTCCTTGTCGCCGAACGCGCGGCTCTCTAAGGGCGCGACGTACAGCGCCTCCGCGCCGCCGTCGAACTCGCGGAGATCGCGGTCGGGCACCTCCGGCATCGACTCGTCGAGGGCGTCGAGCGCGCTCGCGAGCGCCGCCGGCGACCCGGTGATCTCGGCGGCCGCGCGGTCGGCCGCGTACTCGCGGTATCGCGAGAGTACGCGGTGGATCAGGACGCTTCCGCACCAGAACATCGCCGAGACGGTGAGCGTGACGAGCGCGCTTACGGTGATCACGACGATCCCGACCGCGAGCGCTCGCCCGTCGCGGTCGCCGCCCGATCCGCCGCCGAAGCTGAGGAGTTTGAACAGGCCGTACAGCACGTAGAACGCGAGCGCCGCGAGGTAGTAGGTGACCGTCGGCAACACCCACGCAACCGTCATCAGGCTCGCGTCCCGGTTTTTGAGGTGTGCAAGCTCGTGGGCCAACACCGCGTCGCGCTCGTCGTCGTCGAGCGTCTCCAACAGCGCGGTCGTGACCACGACGGTGCCGCTCTCTCGTCGGCCGACCGCGAAAGCGTTCGGGAGGTCCGTCCGCGCGACCGCCACGTCGGGCTTCGGCACGTCGGTCTGGGCCGCTAGCCGGGTGACCGCGGCGTGGAGTTCCGGGTACTCGTCCGCGGAGACGCGACGCCCGCCGACGGAGCGCACCACGGTCCGCGGGCCGTACCGGTACTGCACCGCCAGCCCGCCGAGCACGACGACCGCGAGGACGACGGGGTCGACGTAGAACTCCCCGGTGTAGGGGCGCTCGCTCGCCCACTCCAAGAGGGGGAGTCCGATGGTGTTGATCAGGAAGACGAACGTGTACGCGAACGCGAACGGGAGGGCGATCACCAGCCCGGTGGCGACCGCGATCCGGATTCGGAGCCACTGCTGTTGATCGACGCGAGCGAGCCGATCGAACGGCGGGACGGACCGAAGGGCGGCGGCGATGGAGGGCCACATTGCGTGTTCGACTGCCGGGTTCGACCGCCGATCGCTTAAAAAGTCGGTCTCGCGAGGCGAGATCGCGGTCGCGTCAGTTCGCGACGGTCCCGCTGATCCGCCGGTAGAACGCGACCGAGTACGTCGCGTAGAACGCACCGGCCATTCCGGTCAGGAGGACGTAGCCGATCGCACCCACGACGACGACGCCGGTCGAGGGGTCAAACGGAACCAGCTCGGCGATCGGGCTTCCCGGCGGTTGCGGCCCGACGACGAACGACGCCGCGGCAGCGAGGGTACCCACGAGCAGACTGCCGACCAGGAGCAGAACTGTGTACCCGAACACGCTGAGGAGGTTCGAGCGGACGAGCCCCGCGCTCCGGCGGAACCCGTCGACGAGCTCGCTCCCGTCGAGAACGACGGCGTGGGCGTAAAACTGGACGAAAAAGGTGACGAGGAGATACGCCAGAACGAGTCCGACCGCGACAACACCCACGACCGCGAGCAGCGTGGGGTCGAAGCCGACGACCGGCGCGTCGACGCCGGTGCCGGCGCCGCCGCCCATTCCGGTGCCCACCCCGCCGCCCATTCCTGCGATCGACCCGCCGATGATCACGATGATCGCGCCCATGAACGCGAGAAATCCAAAGATCATGTTCACCGCGAGGAGGACGAAGTAGCCCAACAGCAGCGGGACGTAGTTCGCCTTCCCGACCGCGACCAGCGTCCCGAGACGAGCCTCGCCGGCGATCGCCTCGTCGGCCATGCCGAGCAGGCCGCCCTGGAAGAACGGGAGGACGAGGATCATCACACCGAACGTGACGAGCGAGATCGCCGACGCGAGTACCGGGCTGGTCGACTGCACGAGCAGGTTCGGGAGCTGAAAACCCCCGAAAAGCGCCGTGATGAGCAGTACGATTGGGTTTCGAACGACGCCACTAACCGCCGGACGGAGGGCTTGGAGGGCCGCCATACCCGAATGTCTCTCTCGGGATATATAAATCGGGAGGGAGAGAACCGAGAAAAACCGGCTACCAGGTGAGCCTCTCGTAGATGAGATCTTTCCGGCACTTGATCACTCCGGGCGTTGATGTCGCCGTCGGACACCCTCCGGACGATACTTACCCGCGGCCCTCCGAGGCGACCACATGTCCGAGGGGTTGGGATCGGAGACGACGAGTTCTCGATCAGAGCCGGTTAAACACATCTCTCGTCTGTTCGGCTGGCTCCTCGTCGTCGCTCTTCTCGCGGTTCCGGTGGCCGTTATCTCCGGCGACGACCTCACGGTTGTGAGCCTCTGGGGATTCGTGAGTGCGTCCAGTTCGGGGATCGTCGACGGCTACCCCGTCTGGGCGTACTTCCTCGACCAGCCCCGGCCGTTCGGGGCACTCCCGGCCTCGATCCGGGCGTGGCCGCTCGCGATCGGCTTCCACCTGTTTGCGGCGGCCAGCGCGACAGCAGGGGTCGCGTTCGGGCGTGAGGACCGGCGCGTTACCGGCGGGCTCCTCACGCTCGCCGCGGCCGCGAGTCTGTGGGTCTCCGTCGGCGTCGCGACCCGGTTCGGCGTCGGAACCACGTCCGGGTGGCTCGCCGTGATCCCGGTCGGCGCACTCGCGACGCTCGCGGTCGCCGTCGTCACCTACGGGCGGGACCTCCGCGGGATCGCTGAGGCGTGAGCCGAACGGCGCGTCTCTGGGGAGACGGTATTTAAGAATGGGGTCGCGATGCTCGCGGTCGTCGTGGTGTGATTCGCGCAGGACCGCAACGCCTTTTCAGTGCGGCCCGCCTTGCCTCTGGACATGTCCACGACAGTCTCTACGCCCGATCCCGACCAGACCTGCGCCTACTGCGGCTCGCGGATCTTCGAGCACGATCCGATCTGCGTGCGCGACTGCGACGATAGCTGCGGCTCGCCCGTCTTCTTCTGTAACTACGCGTGCCTCTCGGCGTACGTCGACGAGAACGACCTGACCGCGGGTGACGCCTGCGAGTGGTCGCCGGAGGAGTAAGGATACGAACCGGACGACCGTCGTCCGTTACGGAGAATCAAGGAGAAAGCCTCGCGCTTCAGCGCGGGGAGGATGTCAATCGTTGTCGGGGCTGCTCGGGTGGTAGTCGGTGTCGTACTGGCCCGGGTTGCCGTCGACGCGGTCGGGGTTGATCCGGCCGGCGAGCAACATGAAGTCGAGGACGGTGCAGTACAGCATCGCCTCGACGACGGGGACGGCCCGCGGCGGGAGGACGGGGTCGTGCCGGCCGACGACCTGCACGTCCTTCTCCTCGCCCGTCTCCCAGTCGGCGGAGCGCTGCTTTTTCGGGATCGAGGTGGGCGCGTGCCACGTCGCCTCGCCGTAAATGGGCTCACCGGTCGTGATCCCGCCCTGGAGCCCGCCGTGGTCGTTCCCGACGGGGACCGGATCGCCCTCCTCGCTTTCGACATGGTCGAACGACTCGCCGTCGTCAAATGTCCAGTCCTCGTTGCGCTCGCTCCCGGTCACGTTCACGGCGTCTTTGCCGAGTCCGAACTCGACGCCCGTGGTCGCCGGGATCGAGAACATCGCCTGCCCGAGCCGGGACGGGAAGCCGTCGAAGCGCGGGGCGCCGAGCCCGCGGGGGACGCCGCGGCACTCGAAGTAGATGGAGCCGCCGATGGAGTCGCCCGCCTCCTGATACCGTTCAATCAGCTCCTGCATCTCGGCGGCCGCCTCGGGGTCGGCACAGCGCACGTCGTTCTCCTCGCTGTGGTCGAGTATCTGCTCGAAGCTCACGTCGTCGGCCTCGACGTCGCCGATCTGGTTCACGTGGGCTTTGATCTCCACGTCGTACTCGGAGGCGTCGAGCACCTGCTCGGCGACCGCGCCGGCCGCGACCCAGTTCACCGTCTCCCGGGCGGAGGAGCGCCCGCCGCCGCCCCAGTTGCGCGTGCCGAACTTCGCGGAGTAGGTGTAATCGCCGTGCGATGGGCGCGGCGCGGTGACGTACGGCTCGTACTTCCCCGAGCGCGCGTCCTTGTTCTGGATCACCATTCCGATCGGCGTTCCGGTGGTGTAGCCGTCCTGTACGCCGGAGTTGACGACGACCTCGTCGGGCTCGCCCCGGGAGGTGGTGATCATCGACTGGCCCGGCTTGCGCCGGTCAAGCTGTGCTTGGATCGCCTCCTCGTCGAGCTCGACGCCGGCGGGCACGCCCGAGACCGTCACACCCATCGCCTCGCCGTGGCTCTCGCCGTACGTCGTCACCTGGAAGAGCCGACCGAACCGGTTCCCGTTCATACGCGACCGTATGGCCGAGGGCATATAGGGGTTGCAATCCGCGCAACCGACCGGCCGGAGGGATCGGCGGCGCGCCTGTGACCGACGACCCGCCGCGCGACCACCCCACCTCGCCGCGACCGACGGGAGTTTATAAGTCGACGCCGTTGGTGGGGGCGTGCGCGATCGTCTCACCTCCGATTTGGGCGTGTACGCCCTCTCGGGTCTGTTCTCGCTCGTCGTGTTCGCCGTGGCGCTGGGGATCCTCTCGCGGACGCTACCGGACGGGCTCGGCTCCCGCCAGCTCGTCGGGCTCGTGGTCGGCTACCTGCTTTTCATCGGTGCGTACACCACGGCGTGGTATATCTACAGCGAGATCGACAGCCGCGAGGAGATCTGACGGCTCGCCCCGCCCAGTTCCGCCCCGGTTCCGCTCCAGAAGGGTCTTAATTACTCTGTATAATGGGTTTCTCTCTGCAGTTACTGAAGAGATGATCGCTCTCGCCCGCCAGACATCTGTGTTTATAAAGAAATGATACAGTTCTCAGACCCTCGTGTCGGTAGTCGTCTCGGAATCAGTCTGGAGGGCCCAACGCAAGCGGAACGCCTGTGCCAGTTCATAGAACCACAGGATGACGAGGGCGGTGTATCCGGGGCCGAAGAGGTACGCCGACCACGACAGATCCTGATAGAAGAAGCCGACGCCAACGACCAAGATTGCGATGTTCCACACCCAGACCATCCATGTCGATATCACCGACGGAATGACTCCATCTGGGAGGAGATCGGTCGCATCAACGGAGATACTGCCCCCCAACCCCCCTTCGCGTAGGGAAGGGAGGTTCCGGAAGTAGAGTAAGAGTCCGGCGAGGGCGATCGGGAGCGCCCACCCCACGAAGAAGAAGTGGAGCGCGCCGTCTTCGATATACGCCGGATCCACCCACTCGACGCCGAACAGCACGAACGGTGCGAACCCCGCCGGCCCGAGCATCCAGAACTGCGCTACGAGGACCGACAGCGCGATACCCGACCGGGAGTCTGTCGACCGATACGTCTGGACGAGGTTGTACAGGTACAGTACGAACCCCGTCGCGAAGAGGACCAGCCCGGTCGCCGTGACTGTCCGGCCCATCCCGATCCAGGGGCCGGTGATCAGCGGAAAGATACCGGCGACGAAGAACCACGCCGAGTAGTCTCGTAACCTCTCACTGTAGAGATCGGTACCGAGCAGGCGCGGGAAGAGGTCGTAGAGCGTGCCGATGGCGGCGAGTCCGAGAAAGCCCCACGCGTTGGCGTGGACGTGGGCTTCGCGTAAGCCGAGCCAGCCGCCGGGAACCTGCCAAACGTGGGCAAACAGCCCGTACGCGTACGTGATCCCCCATAGGAACACGAAGAGCGACACCAGGTACAGCCCGGTCGTCGCGTTCCACGCGCGATCGCTTTGCATGACCATCCGCAGCATCACCACCAGCAATCCGGCAACGAGCAGCCAGATCGCGATGAGTCCGCCATCAAACGCCCACGTGTGACCCCACCCGCGACCGTACCACAGGAGGAGAAACCCACCGTTCAATCCGATGAAATTCAGCCAGTCGTAGTGCTTCGAGGGCAACGGGCGATCGAGTTTCCGAGCCGTGAGCTGGGGGAGCATTCCGAACAGGAGCTGCGTGAAGCCACCGACCGTCACGAAGTGGATGTGGCTCCACGAAACCCAGCCGAGTCGCGGGACGAGATTGAACTGCTCGAGGCCGTGATAGACAGCCAATACGAGACCGGCGAGCAGGAACAGTGCACCTGCGAGGTGGAACGGAGTAAACCGAAGGTGACGTGCCATAGTCACATACACGGGCGCAACCCCCAAGTAGGGTTCTACGAATCGCACACGACCGGTTCCGCCTGCCGAACGACTTTCACGCCGGCACCCGAGGGGTCGGTATGACGTGGGACACGATCGACCTCGACATCGACGACGACAGCGACGTGGCGACGATCACCGTCGACCGCCCGGAGCAGCTCAACGCCCTCACTGTCGACACCCTCGAAGCGATCGAGGAGGCACTGGCGGACGCCGAAGCGGCAGGCGCTCGTGCGCTTGTGTTCGCCGGCGCGGGCGACGAGGCGTTCGTCGCGGGCGCCGACATCTCCTACATGGTCGAACTGTCGACGCCGGAAGCGCAGGCGTACGCCGAACTCGGTCACCGCGTCGCGGACGCGATCGAGTCGTTCCCCGCGCCGACGGTCGCGGCGATCGACGGCCACGCGTTCGGCGGTGGCTCCGAGCTCGCGCTAGCCTGTGACCTCCGGGTGGCTGCCGAGAGCGCCGTGATCGGACAGACCGAGATCGATCTCGGGATCATCCCCGGTTGGGGCGGGACCCAGCGGCTCTCGCGGCTGGTCGGCGACGAGACCGCGAAGCGACTCGTCTTCCTCGGCGAGCGGATCGACGCGAGCGAGGCGGCCGACATCGGTCTCGTCGGCGAGGTCGTCGCCGACGACGCGTTCGACGACCGGATCGACGAGCTGTCGCGGGAGCTGGCCGCGAAGCCCGCGTTCGCGATGCGCGCGGCGAAGGAGGCGCTCAACGCCGCCCGCGACGGGACGCAGGCCGGCGGGCTCGCCTTGGAGCGCCGGGCGTGGTCCGGACTGTTCGGCACCCACGACCAGCGCGAGGGGATGGCGGCGTTCTTGGAGAAGCGGGAGCCCGACTTCGAGTAACGGAGTCGCGCCTTCGAGTAGCGTGCTCCCGCACCCCTCGCCCCGTGCGATCGGGGTTCACGGGGCCGGACAATCGCCACGCTTTATTAATCCGCCCGAGTACCGGCGACATGGACCAGTTGCGGCAGTCGCTCCTCGACGCGCCGATAATCGAGAAAGGCGAGTACCAGTACTTCGTCCACCCGATCAGTGACGGCGTTCCCATGCTCAAACCGGAGCTTCTCCGGGAGATCGTCATCCGGATCATCCGGAAGGCGGAGCTGGAGAACGTCGACAAGATCGTTACCCCCGCCGCGATGGGGATCCACATCTCCACCGCGCTCTCGCTGATGACCGACATTCCGCTCGTCGTCATCCGCAAGCGCCAGTACGGCCTCGACGGCGAGGTCCCGCTGTTTCAGGAGACCGGCTACTCCGAGTCGGAGATGTACATCAACGACGTCGAGGAGGGCGACCGCGTGCTCGTCCTCGACGACGTGCTCTCGACCGGCGGCACGATGAAGGCGATCTTAGACGCGCTCACCGACGAGGTCGGCGCGGAGGTCGTCGACGTGGTCGCCGTGATCAAGAAGGCGGGCGAAAACGAGCTTGATGACACCGACTACAACGTGAAGACCCTCATCAACGTCACCGTCGAGGACGGCGAGGTCGTGATCGTCGACGCGAAGGGCGACGACTAGACGACTAGACGCCGCTCCTTCTCCGATACCCGCACCTACTCAGTCCGCGTCCGAAGATCGGCGAGCACGCCGGCGGTGCCGTCCATGTACGAGTCCGCTACCACGATATCGGCAGCCTCGCGAGCGGCGCCGTCGGCGTTGGCGACCGCGTACGACTCGCCGGCGACCGCGAAGGTGGACACGTCGTTTTCGCTGTCACCGATCGCGACGAATTCGTCGGGACCGATACCGAGGGCGTCGCCGACGCGTTCGAGCCCGCGACCCTTGCTCACGCCGGTCGATTTGACGTGGTACGCGTAGCCGGTGTCGACGACCTCCACGTCGCCGCCGGCGGCCGCGGCGACCTCGCGCAGCAGCGCCTCGTCGGCGTCGAGCGACAGCGCTACCTCGGTCTCGCGCCAGCGATTCACCGTGTCACGGGCGCCCCAGCCGGGGTCGCCGCCGCGCTCGCGGAACGCTTCGACGACGGCCCGCGGGGCCTCGGCGTCGCCGAGGATCGCCGTCTCACCGTCGACGTGCACGACGCCGCCGTTTTCGGCGATGACGGTCTCCGCGCGCCCGAGGAAGTGCGCCAGCGCGACCGGATACGGAAACGCCTTCCCGGTCGCTAGCACCACCGGGGCGTCCCAGTCGGGCAACAACTCGAAGACGCGGGCGTCGAGCCGGCCGCTCGCCGTCGTCAACGTCCCGTCGATGTCCAACGCGAGGGGCGGAACCATATCGGATGTGAGGTGACGGCGCGCAACTGTCTTGCGTTCGCGCATGAGGGGGAAGGAGACAGCAAGAGGGGAGACGAGAAAGAGACGGTGAAGCCGGATCAGACCGACCACGAGGGCCGGTCGAACAGCTCCTGAAACACGAGCGTCGGGAACCGCGGGACGAGCCGACTCGGGGGCCGTCCCTTCCCGTCGCTCCGGCGGGCAGTCACCCGATCGAGCAGGCCCGCGTCGGCGAGTTCGTAGAGCACGCGCCGCACCGTCGACGGAGACAGATCGACCGCCTTCCGCGAGGCGATCGTCTCCGTCGCAGCACTCACCGACGCCCGGTCGTCGTCCGACAGGCTCACCAGTTCGTAGAGGAGCCGCCGCCGGCTCTCCGAGAGCGCGAGGACCCGCCCGAGCGCGACGCTCGGGCGCGGAACCGCCTCGATCCCCTCGTCGAGATCTTCTGGGCGAACCGTCGAGGCGCCCGCGCGCTCCGCGGTGATGGCCGCACCGGTGACCGCGGCGAGCGCATCGTGTGCGTCGCCGTCAGCCCACTCGCTGACCTCACGGATCTGGTCGTGAGTGAGCGCGTCGCGCCCGAGTCCGGTGGAACATCGGCTCGTCAACAGTTCGACGAGCACGTGCCGACGGTACGGCTCAAACGCAACCACCTCGTCCGGTTCCCACTCGATCGCCGCCGGCTTCTCTCGGCCGAGACACACC encodes:
- a CDS encoding TIGR04206 family protein gives rise to the protein MSEGLGSETTSSRSEPVKHISRLFGWLLVVALLAVPVAVISGDDLTVVSLWGFVSASSSGIVDGYPVWAYFLDQPRPFGALPASIRAWPLAIGFHLFAAASATAGVAFGREDRRVTGGLLTLAAAASLWVSVGVATRFGVGTTSGWLAVIPVGALATLAVAVVTYGRDLRGIAEA
- a CDS encoding Cdc6/Cdc18 family protein; the encoded protein is MNIDDRIERRLGYDVGAGVLVDIDAVSPMSHTESPVGRGPGIERLLDVFEPAFAGSLPPSAYVHGPKGSGKSAIVSALFQRLASHSGPRRAIQTSTRAVEPTLPGFVYVDARRAPTRFRLYHAALDAVSDDPVPEHGIGTDELAESLREAVNTGPDLVVAVDHANEPETPSATTIVEWLTAVSDRVVPVCLGREKPAAIEWEPDEVVAFEPYRRHVLVELLTSRCSTGLGRDALTHDQIREVSEWADGDAHDALAAVTGAAITAERAGASTVRPEDLDEGIEAVPRPSVALGRVLALSESRRRLLYELVSLSDDDRASVSAATETIASRKAVDLSPSTVRRVLYELADAGLLDRVTARRSDGKGRPPSRLVPRFPTLVFQELFDRPSWSV
- the hpt gene encoding hypoxanthine/guanine phosphoribosyltransferase; this encodes MDQLRQSLLDAPIIEKGEYQYFVHPISDGVPMLKPELLREIVIRIIRKAELENVDKIVTPAAMGIHISTALSLMTDIPLVVIRKRQYGLDGEVPLFQETGYSESEMYINDVEEGDRVLVLDDVLSTGGTMKAILDALTDEVGAEVVDVVAVIKKAGENELDDTDYNVKTLINVTVEDGEVVIVDAKGDD
- a CDS encoding PQQ-binding-like beta-propeller repeat protein, producing the protein MTERSPGGSPTRRRLLAAAATAGAGALAGCGYRPGGGDLAWESSIRTNGLLGPGTTRFAVTADRLFAVRNQSGRTYDFETETWRNVENATVSAVDGTGATRLAAETERQAVAPPAVTERSVFVPVEGGRATAIDRDAAGIDPDARETTAGTEGDETESGDEIRWQVNVVVTGESSESDESSKSGESSGSGGTEAPPAVDGIRAGDRLVAAVAGSELVALDAETGERAFSVTEAWPDGGDGAADRVAVDGEGVWVAVESEGEGEVDGGSEEPVATLVRFGPSGERRAERSVSVDVDWLVAVDETLVVGSAAGGTVRGFDADLDRRFALSVPTPSDRPPVVEVADGAGGPDGNGPTRRIYLRRGGAVRALDTGDGEVAWKRTDVPTHRRPAVDADGLYAVRSRAVLAVGADGEDRWRAPLPESVTVDELFAVGGHVIVVDGGELYGLRATPGERWSLVG
- a CDS encoding enoyl-CoA hydratase/isomerase family protein; this translates as MTWDTIDLDIDDDSDVATITVDRPEQLNALTVDTLEAIEEALADAEAAGARALVFAGAGDEAFVAGADISYMVELSTPEAQAYAELGHRVADAIESFPAPTVAAIDGHAFGGGSELALACDLRVAAESAVIGQTEIDLGIIPGWGGTQRLSRLVGDETAKRLVFLGERIDASEAADIGLVGEVVADDAFDDRIDELSRELAAKPAFAMRAAKEALNAARDGTQAGGLALERRAWSGLFGTHDQREGMAAFLEKREPDFE
- the aroC gene encoding chorismate synthase, which codes for MNGNRFGRLFQVTTYGESHGEAMGVTVSGVPAGVELDEEAIQAQLDRRKPGQSMITTSRGEPDEVVVNSGVQDGYTTGTPIGMVIQNKDARSGKYEPYVTAPRPSHGDYTYSAKFGTRNWGGGGRSSARETVNWVAAGAVAEQVLDASEYDVEIKAHVNQIGDVEADDVSFEQILDHSEENDVRCADPEAAAEMQELIERYQEAGDSIGGSIYFECRGVPRGLGAPRFDGFPSRLGQAMFSIPATTGVEFGLGKDAVNVTGSERNEDWTFDDGESFDHVESEEGDPVPVGNDHGGLQGGITTGEPIYGEATWHAPTSIPKKQRSADWETGEEKDVQVVGRHDPVLPPRAVPVVEAMLYCTVLDFMLLAGRINPDRVDGNPGQYDTDYHPSSPDND
- a CDS encoding phosphoglycolate phosphatase, which encodes MVPPLALDIDGTLTTASGRLDARVFELLPDWDAPVVLATGKAFPYPVALAHFLGRAETVIAENGGVVHVDGETAILGDAEAPRAVVEAFRERGGDPGWGARDTVNRWRETEVALSLDADEALLREVAAAAGGDVEVVDTGYAYHVKSTGVSKGRGLERVGDALGIGPDEFVAIGDSENDVSTFAVAGESYAVANADGAAREAADIVVADSYMDGTAGVLADLRTRTE
- a CDS encoding M48 family metalloprotease, coding for MWPSIAAALRSVPPFDRLARVDQQQWLRIRIAVATGLVIALPFAFAYTFVFLINTIGLPLLEWASERPYTGEFYVDPVVLAVVVLGGLAVQYRYGPRTVVRSVGGRRVSADEYPELHAAVTRLAAQTDVPKPDVAVARTDLPNAFAVGRRESGTVVVTTALLETLDDDERDAVLAHELAHLKNRDASLMTVAWVLPTVTYYLAALAFYVLYGLFKLLSFGGGSGGDRDGRALAVGIVVITVSALVTLTVSAMFWCGSVLIHRVLSRYREYAADRAAAEITGSPAALASALDALDESMPEVPDRDLREFDGGAEALYVAPLESRAFGDKELVSTDVFPETHPPTRERIERLRELAGETA